One segment of Salvelinus alpinus chromosome 1, SLU_Salpinus.1, whole genome shotgun sequence DNA contains the following:
- the LOC139536485 gene encoding galactosylceramide sulfotransferase-like, translated as MVFYFPALFYHIVLPILCFTTRFTAIQIIFCSYNVCDGHEIPVKSTCSNHYSWLDVAGMLGFGVRKRRCKSIARRLAVGVLLTSFMVVLHCLSTPAVQQVNQQKVTVALSCSHHLSQIWVHNLTNYSQSRTSLSGECVPKVDIMFMKTHKTASSTLLNIIFRFGEKHGLKFAFPKGRNDFFYPSPFLCSQVKDYQPGVCFNILCNHMRFNGHEVAKLLPADAPYFTILRDPAELFESSFHYYSRAIPLTWGIHGDSKLAEFLREPMNYYTPGSYNSFYLKNLLFFDFGFDNNLEPDHPLVERGIQTLSQRFQLVLMAEHFEESLILLKDTLCWTMEDMLFFKLNARKDSSVSRLTPELKAKAREWNGADWRLYQHFNATFWAKVEAYGWTRMEQEVKELRRRNAEMAAMCIEGGGAVEAGLIRDTDLLPWQPVGENFILGYNLRKNIDPKYRELCRKMLTPEIQYLSELGVNLWLTRLWGWLKDTIF; from the exons ATGGTTTTCTATTTCCCTGCATTGTTTTACCACATTGTTTTACCAATCTTGTGTTTTACCACAAGATTCACTGCTATTCAAATTATATTTTGTTCGTACAATGTCTGTGATGGCCATGAAATACCTGTGAAGAGTACCTGTTCCAATCATTATA GTTGGCTTGACGTTGCAGGAATGCTTGGTTTTGGTGTGAGGAAAAGACGGTGCAAGTCAATAGCAAGAAGACTGGCTGTAGGAGTTCTATTGACCAGTTTCATGGTGGTATTGCACTGCTTATCTACCCCAGCAGTCCAACAAGTCAATCAACAAAA GGTTACAGTGGCTCTGTCGTGTTCTCACCACTTGTCTCAAATATGGGTCCACAATTTGACCAACTACTCTCAAAGCAGAACAAGTCTGTCAGGGGAGTGTGTGCCCAAGGTGGACATCATGTTCATGAAGACCCACAAGACTGCcagcagcacattactcaacatcATCTTCCGCTTCGGTGAGAAGCACGGTTTAAAGTTTGCCTTTCCTAAAGGTCGCAATGACTTCTTCTACCCATCCCCTTTCCTTTGCTCCCAGGTCAAAGACTACCAGCCTGGGGTATGTTTCAACATCTTATGTAACCACATGCGCTTTAATGGGCATGAGGTGGCAAAGCTCCTCCCAGCAGACGCTCCCTATTTCACCATCCTACGAGACCCGGCGGAGTTGTTTGAGTCATCCTTCCATTATTACAGCCGAGCGATTCCCCTCACCTGGGGGATCCACGGAGATAGCAAACTGGCTGAGTTTCTGCGTGAACCCATGAACTACTACACCCCAGGGAGCTACAACTCATTCTACCTCAAGAACCTGCTCTTCTTTGACTTTGGATTTGATAACAACTTAGAGCCGGACCACCCTCTGGTGGAGAGGGGTATTCAGACCTTGTCCCAACGCTTCCAGCTGGTCCTGATGGCGGAGCATTTTGAGGAGTCTCTCATCCTGCTGAAAGATACACTCTGCTGGACGATGGAAGATATGCTGTTCTTCAAGCTCAATGCCCGCAAGGACTCATCTGTGTCACGACTGACCCCTGAGCTAAAGGCCAAGGCCCGGGAGTGGAACGGGGCCGACTGGAGGCTCTACCAGCACTTTAACGCCACATTCTGGGCCAAGGTGGAGGCATACGGGTGGACACGGATGGAGCAGGAAGTGAAGGAGCTGAGGAGGAGGAATGCAGAAATGGCTGCCATGTGCATTGAGGGTGGGGGAGCAGTGGAGGCTGGGCTGATTCGGGACACAGATCTGCTTCCCTGGCAGCCAGTTGGAGAGAACTTCATCCTGGGTTACAATTTAAGGAAAAACATTGACCCCAAATACAGGGAACTCTGTCGGAAAATGCTCACACCTGAAATACAGTACCTATCAGAGCTAGGGGTCAACTTGTGGCTCACAAGATTATGGGGTTGGTTAAAGGATACTATATTCTAG